GGCGGGCGACGTGCGGGTCGTCGATGGTGGCGAGCAGCTCCGCCTCGGCGCGGAAAGCGGTCCGGAACGACAGGTCGGCACCGACCGCCCCGATCAGGTACTTGATCGCGGTCGGCGTGCCGGTGGCGTCGTGGACGGCGAGGACCACCCGACCGGACGCGCCCGAGCCGAGTTCCCGTCGGTGCGTGTACCCGGAGACCTGCCAGTCGTGGGCGTTCACCAGCCTGCCTCCAGCAGAGCACTGCGCCCGGAGCGGGCGCACAACAAACCGCCACGCCCGGAGCGGGCGCACCGTGAACCACCACGCCCGGACGGCGGGCCACCGTGTCGAGCCGCTGGGCGACCGTCCCCGGACCGCGCGTACCGACGACCGGCCATAGTGGACGGACCTCGGGGAACGGACGGCGACGCCGGCGAAGAGGCTACGTGGCGGAGGGCCGGCCGGGGTACGGCCGGTCCGTCAGGGAAGACGAGCGGTTCGGGTGACGGCACGACGAAACAGGTAGCAGATCGTGGCAACACCCGTGCCACGGTCGGTCACCGGTAGCGTTCGGGCCACCCGGCCGGGATGCGTTCGAGCAGCCCGCCGGCAAACACCTCCCGCAGGCCGAGCGGCTTGAGGTGCACGTATCCGATGTGGCAGTCGCAGACCGCGTTGGGGCAGACCCGGGGGGTCAGGGCGGCCCGCCACGAGCCGTCGTAGAGGTTGCCGATCGGCTTGGCGACGAAGTGGCAGCGCCGGACCGTCCCGTCCCCGTTCACCGACACCGCCGTCTCCCCGGCGTGGCAGGGCCGCCCCAGCGACAGGTGCGGGCGCACGCTGTAGCCGAAGAGCGGGTCCAGGGCCGTCCAGACCGCCTCCTGCTCGGCGTCGTACCGGTGCCCCTCGGCGGCGTTGACCCACAGGTACACCTCATCGGGCAGGGCGGCGCGCAGGGCCCGCGCCTCGGCCAGGTGCTCGGGCAGCCCGACCACCCCGACGGAGAACCGCACGCCCAGCTCCCGCAGCCGGTCGCAGCGGGCCAGGAAGCGTTCCCGGGTCACCTGGCCCGGGTGGTAGGTGGTCCACAGGGCCACGGTCGCCGGGTCGGCCTCGGCCAGCCAGTCCGGGCGCGCGGCCAGGTTGGTCTGGATCGCCACCCGGTCGACGTGTGCCAGGTGGGACAGGCGGACCATGGCGTCGCGGTACCAGCTTCGGGTCAGCCCCTCGCCCCACGGGGTGAACAGCACCGACAGTCGGACGTCGGCGGTCGCCTCGACCCAGTCGGTGAACCGGGCGAGGGCGTCCCGGTCGGCGCGCAGCAGCTCCGGCGGGTCGTGCCGCTTGGCGAACGGGCAGTACGGGCAGTCGTAGTTGCAACTGGCCAGTGGGCCCCGGTAGAGGATCGACAGGTTCACCGCGGCGCGTACCCCGTCATCGCCTGCCGCACCGGCGCGGAGACCAACCACGACCCGATCGCGTCGGACCGGGCCAGCCCGGCGGCGGTGAGCCGGCTGCCGTCGTCGGTCGCCCAGCCGCGCCAGGTCAGCTCCGTCAGCTCCGGGAAGTCGTCGCCGTACGCGCTGCCGAACCGTTTCCGGTACGCGACCGGGTCGAGCCCCTCGGCGCGCAGCAGCGACTGGATCAGCCAGCGTCGCCGCTGCTCGGCGGCGTCGAGGTGGTAGCCCACCTCGGCGTGGTCGAAGTCGTCCGCCGGGCGGGAGAGATAGTCGTCGAGGACCGCCCGGACCTCGGAGACACTGACCGCGTAGTCGAAGGAGTAGTGCAGCGCGGTGGTGTACGACCGGGCGCCGCAGCCCAGCCCGACCATGCCGTCATCCTGGCAGCAGTAGTCCGGCCCGTCCGGGGTCGGCACGTCGGCGCGGCGGAACTGCCGCATCGACTCCTGTCGGTAGCCGGCCGCGCCGAGCAGCTCCACCGCCTCGGTGTAGCGGGCCAGTCGTTCGGCGTCCCAGTCGGCGCGGGTGTGCGCCCGCCGGCCCAGCCCGGTCAGCGGCCGGACGTAGAGCGGGTAGAGGTACAGCTCCTCCGGCCGCCAGGTCACCGCCGTCTCCAGGCTGGTCCGCCAGGTCTCGGCGGTCTGCCCGTCGATGCCGTAGATCAGGTCGACGTTGAGCACCGGCGTGCCGGCCGCGCGGATCGCATCGAGTGCCCGGTCGACCTCGGCGCGGCGCTGCGGCCGGCCGGCGGCGCGGGACTCGACGTCGAGGAAGCTCTGCACCCCGATGCTGACCCGGGTGACGCCCCGCTCGGCGAGCACGGCGAGCCGGTCCGGGGTGGCGGTCGCCGGGGAGGTCTCCACCGAGATCGGCAGCCCGGCCAGCGGCCCGCCGGCGGTCTCCTCGGCGATGTCGAACAGCTCGGCCAGCTCGCCGGCCTCGAGGTAGGTGGGGGTGCCGCCGCCGAACGCGGCCCTAACGAACCGGGCGTCTCCGAGGGCGTCCCGGACCCGGTGGGCCTGCCGGCGTAGTTGCCGCAGGTAGGCGCTGACCTGCTCGGCCGGGGGGTTGGCCCGGGTGAACAGGTTGCAGAAGCCGCAGCGCATCTCGCAGAACGGCAGGTGCAGGTAGAGGAAGAGCGCGTCACGCGGCTGCGCCGCCCAGACCTCCCGCAGCGCCGGACGGGGCCGCAACGGCCGGTACGCGGTCTTGTGCGGGTACGCGTAGAGGTAGCCCTGGTAGGGCGAGCCGTCGAGGGTCACGAGTCTCCTGGGTGAAGGGTGAAGTGGGCGTACGGCACGGTCCAGACCACCTCGTGGCCGATCCGGTGGCCGGTGTGCCCGTCCTCGCCGTACGCGGTGCCGTGGTCCGCGCACATGATCACGAGGGCAGGTCGGCCGCGCCCGGTGACCAGCGCGAAGAGCCGGTCGAGACGGCTGTCGACGTACTCCAGCGCGGCGGCGTGGCTGGCCCGGCTGTCCACGTCGGCGCCGGGCAGGTAGTGCCGGTTGGGCTGGTGCAGCGCGGCCACGTTGAGGAAGGTGAACAGCGGCTGGTCGGTCGGCGTCCGGTCGACCACCTCGGCCAGCCGGTCGAGCTGCGCGTCCAGGCAGCCGGGTGCGGTCACCCCGAACTCCGGCTCCCAGTACGCCTCGGCGAACAGCCCGGGCAGCACCGCCCCGAGCGGGCTGCGCAGGTTGAAGAAGCCCACCCCGCCGAGACAGAGCGTGTGGTAGCCCTCGGCGCGCAGCGCGGTGGGCAGGTCGGGCGCGTCGAACACCCAGGTGCCCGCCCCGGCGGACTCGCTGCCCGGAAACTGGGCGGCGAAGAGGCGCTCGTGCGGTCCCGGGGTGGTGGGGGTGGGCAGGAAGCCGGCGAAGAAGGCGTGGTGGGCGGCGTAGGTGAAGCTGGCCGGGCTGTGCCGCCGCTCCCACCGCCCACCGGGCAGCACCCGGCCCAGCGTCGGGGTACGCCCGGCGCGGACCAGTTCGTCGGCCACGTCGAAGCGGAGCGTGTCCAGGGTGACCAGCAGCAGGTCGTGGGAGCCGATCAGATCGCGCACGCCGCCTCCCGTCCCGCCCGGCCGCCTGGTGGGGACGCGGACCGGCCGCTGCCCGGCGCGGAGGCCGACCGCGCGCCGGTCGGGCGCCAGCCGCCGAGCAGGGCGTGCACCTGGGTGGCGTAGGTGTCCCGGCCATCGGCCAGCACCCCGGGCAGCAGGTCGCCGAAGGCGTTGACCTCGGCGACGGCGTGCCGCTCCCAGCCGACCAGGAACATCAGGTCGACGCTGACGTGCAGGGTGTCCGGGAAGCAGGCTGCCGCCCGCGCGCAGGTCGCCATTGCCGCCGCCCAGTTGGCCGGACCGGCCGCCGCCCGCAGCGCCGCCAGGTCGCCCCGGGCGTTGCCCAGGTGCAGGTTGGTGATCGGACCCCGTCCGGCCCGGACCACGGCGTGGGTGGGCCGACCGGCCACCACCACGACCCGCAGGTCCACCACCCGTTCGGCGAGCCCCGCCTTGGGCAGCCACCGTTCGACGTGCAGACCGTCCGGGGCGAGCCGGTCGACGATGTCGGCCACCTCGGCTTCGGTGGTGTAGCGGCGCACCCGCAGCGAGTTGAACAGCCGCCCTCGGCCCGTTCCACCGAGGTGGTGGCGACCAGCCGGGACCCGTCGGCCGCGAGCGCGAGCACCCCGGACGCCGACGAGCCGTGCGCCGGCTTGACGAACACCCGCGGCCACCCGGCCCGCCGCATCGCCGTACGCAGGCCCGCGTAGTCGGTGATCTCGCCCAGCGCCGCCGGCACCGGCACCCCGGCGGCGTCGAGCACCGCATGGCAGCGCCGCTTGTCGCACATGGTGATGATGTCGGCGGGCTGGTTGAGCAGGGTCGCCCCGCCGGAGGCGAGCCGGTCCAACGCCCGGCGCAGCCCGTCGTACGCGGCGGCCAGGCCGACGATCTCGCCGTGCCGGGCCGGTTCGGCGGCGCCCCGGAGCAGCCGGTCGACCTCGGCGTCCTCGCCGGGGGAGTCGATCCGCACCAACGTGCCCGCCGGCGGCGGGGCCGCGCCGGTGAGCAGGTCGCGCCAGGGCAGCACGGCGGGCCGGGGCAGCCCGGCCCCGGTCGCCGCCTCGGTGAAGAGCCGCACCCGCCGGTTGTCGGGGTTGCCGACGACAATCAACCGCAGGTCGCCCTCGGACCGGGCGGACGGGCCCGCAGGGCCGATCGTGCCGTCGCCGGGAGTGGACACGGTGCTACTCCCCGACGGCGGTGTAGCGGTACACCTCGCCGTCGTCCTCGTCGGGCTCCTGCGGGTCGGAGACGTCCACCCGCACCCCGGCGAGCCGCACCCCGGCGAGCCGCGCGACGGCCCGCCGGGCGGCCTCCTCGGAGAGGTAGTGGTGGTAGAGGTCGAGCCGGTGCAGGTGGGTCAACGGCTGCCCGGCGAGCAGCGCGTCGAGCCCGGCGTCGGTCATCGTGCCCCGGGAGAGGTCGAGCACCGCCAGCCGGGCCACGACCGGCGCGGTGGCGACGGCGGCGGCGACCTCGTCGGCGATCTCGGCGTTGCAGAGCGCCAGGTGCCGTAGAGCGGGCAGCCGCTCGCCGGCCAGCACCGGGGCGAGGTCGGCCACGGTGGCGTCACCGCCGTACTCGTCCACACCGAGCCACAGCTCCAGGTGGGTCAGCGCCGGCAGGTCGCACGCGGCGACGGCCCGGACCAGCTCGGCCGGCAGACCACCGGACTCGAACGCCAGCTCGCGCAGGGCCTCGTGCCGCACCGGGCGCAGTCGCAGGCCGTCCGCGCCGCGCACCCGCAGCACCTCCAACGCCGGGTACGCCTCGAGCAGCCCGGTGACGTCCCCGTGCCGGATCCAGGAGATCTCGCACTCCTCGAAGGTCATCTCGCCCAGGAAGAGGGCCCGCAGCCCGGTCAGTCGGGGCGCGAGCGAGACCAGCAGGTCGACCGGGGCCGGCGTGTCGTAGGCGCTTCCCCACTGGCCGATCACCAACGCCCGGATCGACTCGGCCGGCACATAGGCCAGCAGCGACTCCATCGTCCCGACGAGTTCCTCCGACGGCGAGTCGTACTCGGTCGCCTGGACCCGCCAGGCCACCGTCGACGGGTCGGCGGGCGGCTCCGCCGCAGCATCGAAGCGGACGATCGGCAGACCGTCGAAGGTCGTCACATGGGAACTGATGGTCACGCCAACCTCCGGTCCGGGATCTGCGGCGACGGCACCGTAACAGCCCCCGCCGACACCACGATCTTCGTGACGACCAGGTCCAACCACTCCTAACCTGGCGTGCGGGGCCAGCGAGCACGGCGTGACGGCCGCCCCTGCGGGAGGTTCGGCCGGTCGGCTCGTATCCTGTCCGGCGGTACACCCGTGACGGAAAGGAGTCGCCCGTGAGCAACGGGGTCGAGACGCGCGAGTTCCAGGCCGAGGCACGTCAGCTTCTCCAGCTGATGGTCCACTCGATCTACTCGAACAAGGACGTCTTCCTGCGGGAGCTCGTCTCGAACGCGTCCGACGCGCTGGACAAGCTGCGGCTGGAGTCGATGGTCGACAAGGAGCTCGACGTCGACACCTCCGACCTGCACGTCGCCATCGAGGTAGACAAGGAGCAGCGGACGCTGACCGTCCGGGACAACGGCATCGGCATGTCCCGCGACGACGTGGTCACGCTGATCGGCACGATCGCCAAGTCCGGCACCGCCGAGCTGCTGCGGAAGCTGCGGGAGTCGCAGGACGCCTCTGCCTCGCAGGACCTCATCGGCCAGTTCGGGGTGGGCTTCTACGCCACGTTCATGGTCGCCGACCGGGTGGAGCTGGTCAGCCGCCGGGCCGGCGAGGCCGGTGGCACCCGGTGGGAGTCCACCGGTGAGGGCACCTACACCATCGAGGCGGTCGACGACGTCCCGCAGGGCACCTCGGTCACCGTGCACCTCAAGCCGGAGGACAGCGAGGACAACCTCTTCGACTACACCGCCGACTGGAAGATCCGCGAGATCGTCAAGCGGTACTCCGACTTCATCGCCTGGCCGATCCGGATGGCGGTGGAGCGCACCGATGCCGAGGGGGAGGCGACCACCGAGGTCCAGACCCTGAACTCGATGAAGGCGCTCTGGGCGCGGCCCCGCAGCGAGGTCGACGAGGCCGAGTACCAGGAGTTCTACAAGCACGTCAGCCACGACTGGGCGGACCCGCTGGAGATCATCCACATGCGGGGCGAGGGCACCTTCGAGTACGAGGCGCTGCTGTTCCTCCCGTCCCACGCGCCGTTCGACC
The nucleotide sequence above comes from Micromonospora pallida. Encoded proteins:
- a CDS encoding STM4011 family radical SAM protein; this translates as MNLSILYRGPLASCNYDCPYCPFAKRHDPPELLRADRDALARFTDWVEATADVRLSVLFTPWGEGLTRSWYRDAMVRLSHLAHVDRVAIQTNLAARPDWLAEADPATVALWTTYHPGQVTRERFLARCDRLRELGVRFSVGVVGLPEHLAEARALRAALPDEVYLWVNAAEGHRYDAEQEAVWTALDPLFGYSVRPHLSLGRPCHAGETAVSVNGDGTVRRCHFVAKPIGNLYDGSWRAALTPRVCPNAVCDCHIGYVHLKPLGLREVFAGGLLERIPAGWPERYR
- a CDS encoding STM4012 family radical SAM protein, coding for MTLDGSPYQGYLYAYPHKTAYRPLRPRPALREVWAAQPRDALFLYLHLPFCEMRCGFCNLFTRANPPAEQVSAYLRQLRRQAHRVRDALGDARFVRAAFGGGTPTYLEAGELAELFDIAEETAGGPLAGLPISVETSPATATPDRLAVLAERGVTRVSIGVQSFLDVESRAAGRPQRRAEVDRALDAIRAAGTPVLNVDLIYGIDGQTAETWRTSLETAVTWRPEELYLYPLYVRPLTGLGRRAHTRADWDAERLARYTEAVELLGAAGYRQESMRQFRRADVPTPDGPDYCCQDDGMVGLGCGARSYTTALHYSFDYAVSVSEVRAVLDDYLSRPADDFDHAEVGYHLDAAEQRRRWLIQSLLRAEGLDPVAYRKRFGSAYGDDFPELTELTWRGWATDDGSRLTAAGLARSDAIGSWLVSAPVRQAMTGYAPR
- a CDS encoding STM4013/SEN3800 family hydrolase is translated as MRDLIGSHDLLLVTLDTLRFDVADELVRAGRTPTLGRVLPGGRWERRHSPASFTYAAHHAFFAGFLPTPTTPGPHERLFAAQFPGSESAGAGTWVFDAPDLPTALRAEGYHTLCLGGVGFFNLRSPLGAVLPGLFAEAYWEPEFGVTAPGCLDAQLDRLAEVVDRTPTDQPLFTFLNVAALHQPNRHYLPGADVDSRASHAAALEYVDSRLDRLFALVTGRGRPALVIMCADHGTAYGEDGHTGHRIGHEVVWTVPYAHFTLHPGDS
- a CDS encoding STM4015 family protein codes for the protein MTISSHVTTFDGLPIVRFDAAAEPPADPSTVAWRVQATEYDSPSEELVGTMESLLAYVPAESIRALVIGQWGSAYDTPAPVDLLVSLAPRLTGLRALFLGEMTFEECEISWIRHGDVTGLLEAYPALEVLRVRGADGLRLRPVRHEALRELAFESGGLPAELVRAVAACDLPALTHLELWLGVDEYGGDATVADLAPVLAGERLPALRHLALCNAEIADEVAAAVATAPVVARLAVLDLSRGTMTDAGLDALLAGQPLTHLHRLDLYHHYLSEEAARRAVARLAGVRLAGVRVDVSDPQEPDEDDGEVYRYTAVGE